In Bacillus sp. SB49, a single window of DNA contains:
- the trpE gene encoding anthranilate synthase component I has protein sequence MTTFEAFQSDASLYRTIPITKSFYTDTLTPIHMFHALNNEAVYMLESQDPESPWSNYSFIGLDPMIELKEMDGTFYITDFQTKQEEEAPSFKAAYEKVLEDLQVKPAEDSDLPFKGGGVGYISYDAISDYEPVPRAEEAGSLANYHLLFCQTLIAYHHKTKQTTILSFARLGSGGEENLTSAYEDTLGRIEKVQSRLAKAPGLPDLMMQEEAESEEEMEWDSNYEPDKFKADVERIKEYILAGDVFQTVLSQRFHTVTDRSGFELYRVLRNVNPSPYMFYLKMGGVEVIGSSPERLLEVRDRKLEIHPIAGTRKRGRTKEEDDRLAEELMKDEKELAEHRMLVDLARNDIGRVAEYGSVQVSEYMTIGRFSKVMHIISKVIGELKEDVSPIDALISSFPAGTLSGAPKVRAMQILRELEPTPRNLYGGGILYLGFDGNIDSCITIRTMTLMGRDLYVQAGAGVVADSDPEAEYQETLNKASALKRTIQLAEKVFEKSGEGVEMR, from the coding sequence TTGACTACTTTTGAAGCATTTCAAAGCGATGCATCCCTGTATCGCACCATCCCAATTACTAAATCCTTTTACACGGATACGTTAACACCTATCCACATGTTTCACGCTTTAAATAACGAAGCGGTATATATGCTCGAGAGCCAGGATCCGGAATCACCCTGGTCGAACTATTCTTTTATTGGCTTAGATCCAATGATTGAATTAAAAGAAATGGACGGCACGTTCTATATTACAGATTTCCAGACGAAGCAGGAAGAAGAAGCGCCTTCTTTCAAAGCAGCTTACGAAAAGGTGTTGGAGGATCTGCAGGTGAAACCGGCTGAAGATAGCGATCTCCCTTTTAAAGGAGGAGGTGTCGGCTATATCAGCTATGACGCAATATCCGATTATGAACCGGTTCCAAGAGCCGAGGAAGCTGGAAGTCTTGCGAATTATCATCTGCTGTTCTGCCAGACTTTAATCGCTTATCATCACAAAACGAAGCAGACGACGATCTTGTCCTTTGCAAGGCTCGGAAGCGGCGGTGAAGAGAACCTGACAAGTGCCTATGAAGATACACTGGGAAGGATCGAGAAAGTCCAATCCCGCTTGGCGAAGGCTCCTGGTCTGCCGGACTTGATGATGCAGGAAGAGGCGGAGTCTGAAGAAGAGATGGAATGGGACAGCAATTATGAACCGGACAAATTCAAAGCGGACGTGGAACGTATTAAAGAATACATTCTGGCGGGTGATGTCTTCCAGACTGTACTTTCCCAGCGCTTCCACACGGTAACGGACAGGAGCGGATTTGAACTGTACCGCGTTCTTCGGAATGTGAATCCATCCCCGTACATGTTCTATTTGAAGATGGGCGGCGTGGAAGTCATCGGAAGCTCTCCGGAGCGCCTTCTTGAAGTAAGAGACAGGAAGCTTGAAATCCATCCCATAGCAGGAACAAGGAAGAGGGGCCGGACCAAGGAGGAAGATGACCGCCTTGCAGAAGAGCTGATGAAGGATGAAAAGGAACTGGCTGAGCACCGGATGCTTGTGGATCTGGCCAGAAACGATATTGGTCGAGTAGCCGAATACGGATCGGTTCAGGTCAGTGAATATATGACGATTGGTCGTTTCTCCAAAGTGATGCACATCATAAGTAAAGTGATTGGTGAACTGAAAGAGGATGTATCACCGATTGATGCCCTTATTTCTTCCTTTCCGGCAGGAACGTTATCCGGAGCTCCGAAAGTCCGCGCTATGCAGATATTGCGGGAGCTCGAACCGACTCCGAGAAATCTATACGGCGGCGGCATCTTATACCTCGGGTTCGACGGTAACATCGATTCATGTATAACGATCCGGACGATGACGCTTATGGGACGGGATCTATACGTCCAGGCAGGGGCAGGAGTGGTGGCTGACTCCGATCCCGAAGCAGAGTATCAGGAGACGCTGAACAAAGCGAGTGCTTTGAAGCGGACGATTCAATTAGCAGAGAAGGTTTTTGAGAAGAGCGGAGAAGGAGTGGAGATGAGATGA
- the trpD gene encoding anthranilate phosphoribosyltransferase codes for MKELLNRVVSGEVMDEQQAFETMNGIMQGEVTTAQLTSLLSIMRFRGETVEEMTGFVRAMRANMTKLDVHDSTIIDTCGTGGDGASTFNISTAVSIVLASMGVKVAKHGNRKVSSKSGSADVLEMLGIPIDTTPAEGAKALQDKGMTFLFAPLYHQAMKHAGPARQELGFRTIFNLLGPMSNPANAKRQLIGIYSTDYAEKMAETLKELGSERVLLATGRDGLDEITITGVTDIVELNEGSITRYTITPEDFGLSRGSLDDIKASEPSESAAIIKEIFYGESNQSAVDIVKMNAAAGLYVAGKADDLHEGVKQVEEALRTGVTKDYFESIVTERENRQYA; via the coding sequence ATGAAAGAGCTATTAAATAGAGTTGTATCAGGGGAAGTAATGGATGAGCAGCAGGCGTTCGAAACGATGAACGGTATCATGCAGGGCGAGGTTACGACAGCCCAGTTGACGAGTCTTTTAAGCATCATGCGTTTCCGCGGGGAGACAGTGGAAGAAATGACAGGATTCGTCCGGGCGATGCGTGCCAACATGACGAAGCTGGATGTCCATGATTCCACCATCATCGACACATGCGGTACCGGAGGGGACGGTGCATCTACGTTCAATATCTCCACGGCCGTATCGATCGTGCTTGCAAGTATGGGTGTCAAAGTTGCCAAACACGGAAACCGAAAAGTTTCTTCCAAGAGCGGGAGCGCAGATGTACTGGAGATGCTTGGTATTCCAATCGATACAACACCGGCAGAAGGAGCGAAGGCTCTGCAGGATAAAGGAATGACTTTCCTTTTCGCACCATTGTATCATCAGGCAATGAAACATGCAGGCCCGGCGAGGCAGGAACTTGGATTCCGGACGATATTCAACCTCCTCGGACCTATGTCAAATCCAGCCAATGCCAAACGGCAGCTGATTGGCATTTACTCCACGGATTATGCAGAGAAGATGGCCGAAACGCTGAAAGAGCTCGGATCCGAACGAGTGCTGCTTGCTACGGGCAGAGACGGTCTGGATGAAATAACGATAACAGGCGTGACGGATATAGTTGAACTGAACGAAGGGTCTATCACCCGATATACGATCACTCCGGAAGACTTCGGGTTATCAAGGGGATCCCTTGACGATATTAAAGCATCCGAACCCTCGGAAAGCGCAGCAATCATCAAAGAGATTTTCTACGGAGAATCAAACCAAAGCGCCGTCGATATAGTCAAAATGAACGCGGCTGCCGGCCTGTACGTGGCAGGAAAAGCTGATGACCTTCACGAAGGAGTAAAGCAGGTCGAAGAAGCTCTTCGAACAGGAGTGACCAAAGATTACTTTGAATCCATTGTAACGGAAAGGGAGAATCGTCAATATGCTTGA
- the trpC gene encoding indole-3-glycerol phosphate synthase TrpC encodes MLETILAVKQQEIEKMYLPEEQTYRKYSLHESLKTSPYRAGLIAEVKKASPSKGIIREDFNPVKIAHDYNQAGVQAISVLTDQHFFQGHRDYLSSIKQVVDVPVLRKDFLIDPIQIVESASIGADAVLLIGEAMEARALHELYLQAYELGMEVLVEVHGEETLEGLLKQFTPEILGINNRNLHTFETKLSQTERMAKLAPAEALLVSESGIFTHDDLLAVSSFGAEGILVGESLMRQQDIGKAVQVLMEGEDVR; translated from the coding sequence ATGCTTGAAACCATCTTGGCAGTCAAACAGCAGGAAATTGAAAAAATGTATTTACCGGAAGAACAAACATACAGGAAATATTCTCTGCATGAATCCTTGAAAACTTCCCCCTATAGAGCGGGACTGATCGCAGAAGTGAAAAAGGCTTCTCCGTCGAAAGGGATTATTCGTGAAGACTTTAATCCTGTGAAGATCGCGCATGATTACAATCAAGCGGGAGTCCAGGCGATTTCTGTTTTGACGGATCAGCATTTCTTCCAGGGGCACCGGGATTACTTATCTTCCATAAAACAGGTGGTCGATGTACCCGTACTTAGGAAAGACTTCCTCATCGATCCCATACAAATCGTAGAAAGTGCTTCTATTGGAGCGGATGCGGTCCTTCTGATTGGAGAAGCGATGGAAGCACGGGCCCTGCACGAACTTTATCTGCAGGCATATGAACTTGGAATGGAAGTGCTAGTGGAAGTGCATGGGGAAGAAACGCTGGAGGGATTGTTGAAGCAGTTCACCCCTGAAATACTCGGCATCAACAACAGGAATCTGCATACGTTTGAAACGAAGCTTTCTCAGACAGAGCGGATGGCGAAGCTTGCTCCGGCAGAAGCTCTTCTTGTTTCGGAAAGCGGCATTTTCACGCATGACGACTTACTTGCCGTATCCAGCTTCGGAGCAGAAGGAATCCTCGTCGGTGAATCGTTGATGAGACAGCAGGACATAGGCAAGGCTGTTCAAGTGCTGATGGAAGGGGAAGATGTCCGATGA
- a CDS encoding YxlC family protein: MNDNNKKRLIEQHLHETSKKIDDYLEVDEPSFHQFEAWIEEHSRRWYQRLWIELVCLWLVAAIGLSALSFTFIMFPSLFLIIQIIAVGSMCVYALREKRRTVVTS; encoded by the coding sequence ATGAATGATAATAATAAGAAACGTCTGATTGAACAGCATCTTCACGAAACGAGCAAAAAAATCGATGACTATTTGGAAGTGGATGAACCTTCCTTTCATCAATTTGAAGCTTGGATAGAAGAACATTCCAGGCGTTGGTACCAGCGGTTATGGATAGAACTTGTATGTCTGTGGCTGGTGGCAGCCATCGGTCTTTCCGCCTTATCGTTCACGTTTATCATGTTCCCATCCTTGTTCCTTATCATCCAGATTATTGCTGTCGGGAGCATGTGTGTGTATGCCCTTCGTGAAAAGCGGCGAACGGTGGTGACATCATGA
- a CDS encoding sigma-70 family RNA polymerase sigma factor, protein MDLERIRAAQGDNKALAGLLKDHYSFLFKYAWKMCGEEQLAYDITQETIMKAIRKIHQYKGNASFSTWLLQIATHTFLDMKKKHKNTRFLHEHEINHIEAAKVPEEWFETQTAIWKLEEKHRIPILLKHYYGYEYEEIANLLKLKTGTVKSRVHYGLDRLRKELNIDE, encoded by the coding sequence ATGGACCTTGAGAGAATAAGAGCTGCCCAAGGGGACAACAAAGCTTTAGCAGGGCTGCTGAAAGATCACTACAGCTTCTTGTTCAAATACGCCTGGAAGATGTGCGGGGAGGAACAACTGGCTTATGACATTACCCAGGAAACAATCATGAAAGCGATCCGAAAGATCCATCAGTATAAAGGGAATGCCAGCTTCTCCACATGGCTGCTGCAGATTGCAACGCATACCTTCCTTGATATGAAAAAGAAGCACAAGAATACCCGGTTCCTTCATGAGCATGAAATCAATCATATCGAAGCTGCCAAAGTACCCGAAGAATGGTTCGAAACCCAAACGGCCATATGGAAGCTGGAAGAGAAGCATCGTATCCCCATCCTTCTGAAGCATTATTACGGTTACGAATATGAAGAAATCGCTAACCTGTTAAAACTGAAAACCGGCACGGTCAAATCACGTGTTCACTATGGCCTGGACCGTTTACGGAAGGAGCTTAATATCGATGAATGA